A stretch of DNA from Candidatus Hydrogenedens sp.:
AGAAATAAGTATTGTTAATAAAAATGTTTGAACCCAGAAATTGTTGTGAAATGTATTAATTGCCGCTTGGAGAATATCGCCCCGTTCATATGCCTCCCCGATATATTGTAAGTTTCCCTCAGAGAACACCTGATTAATGTAATAAATAATAAGCCGATGTGTTTCAGGCTCATAAAGAGCGGTAAAAAGATTGATGAAGAAAACTGCATAAAAAAAAGTATTTACAAACCGAAAGAATCTCCTGTGCTCTTTTATCTCATGAAAAAGCGGACCCAATAATAACGTAGGTGGATTTGCTAACCGTATGTAAAACAAGGCAAGAATCTCCCTGAATGACCAACAAATGATTAATAAACTTAATGCTGTAGCAATTGCAAAGAGAGTAGAGGTGCGAATTTGAAGTCCAGAAATGCCTTGTCGTATATCAATCTTCTTAACCTTCTCCGCATCGAGGGAATGTAGTATAGAGATTAATGTTTCATTATCAGGAAAGAAAAAACCTATACTTATCGTAGTGGGTATCTTTAAGATGTTTTCAATCGGTATCACATAAGCACCTACAAAAGGTGCACAATCTTTAGACAATACCCCGACTACCGTATATGTCTCCTCACCAACATTAAATGGCTCCGTTGGTGCCAAATCTCCTGCTAATGCTTCACGTTTTCCTGGTTCTGGTAACCTGCCAGAGGCTAACATGGGAAGAAATGTATTTGCTGGCTTTAGCCAGATAAACGCAGGGTAAGGAATACTTGGTATATTTTTTTCATCACCAAGTTCAATCTTTTTTAACATTTGAACAATCGTATCCTCCCCTCTATCCTCTGCATTACAAACATTTGGAATTACAATTACCTGCTCCACGTCTTTATTATCAGCAATCTTGTCAGAAACTTCATTAATAATGTCCTCCTCCCAAAGAATAGCACCCCGAGACCATGGCTTTTTCCGCAGTTGTTTATCTTCCCAGTGACCTATCAAGAAAAGTAAAAGAATCCCCAACAATAACCACCGAAATAGATTTTCACCCTTTAATCGCACATTACCATTGGGAAAAGGTGTGGGCGGAACATCCGAAGATATTCTATTTTCCTCTATGTTTATTGGTTCTGCCTTGATTTCGGTTGTAGGAGGTATTGAATGTTCGGGGAAGTCCCCAGAACCATCTCGGATATGCTCTTCATCTGAATTAAAATGTTCACTCATAACTCGCCTTATAATATAATTCTTACAAACCCGCTTGTTTTATATTAGGAAATAGGGTAAGCATACTTTTTTCAAAGAGGTCTTTCATAAAAGCCTCACACGATGGACCAAACCAGCTCATCAACCCTGTCTCGTAATTCAAAGGTTCTTGCCAGTAATAACGGTCTGGAGAGAGGTATCCACAATAAGCCCCAGAAAAACTCGTAGTCCAGAGGTCTATGTCCATTGTGCCCGCAGTCATTTTCCATACTCGACTAATTTCACCACTAAAATCAAACGGCAAGCCGACTAAAAGAACATCCCCAACCCTACACGCCTGGAACCAACCATAAGGAGGTACTCCCATAATCTTACCAGCCAGAGGAGATAATCGCCATTTTATACTTACAGGTCGTACTTGGAACGGAGGCATATACACAAGAAAAGCAAAAGAAGCAACTTCAACATGGTCTTCAAATGTTAAAGATTGAGAATTATCCAACACAAGTTGTCCCAATTGATTCCCCATAGCTAAAACCCTCGACTCTGCATCCGGAGCATCCGGAGCCCTCGGCCCACTTGAACCTAAAGCACCTCCTAAATAAATGGCTGTCGTTTTCGGTTGATGCTCTATAAAACGTTGAAGAGCACCAGGATATTCAGCACTAAATTGCATCATGTCATCATCATAATTCGTTGGATGTGCTGAAAAACGAACCACGTAACAGCGATTTCCACTATTCTGTTCTACTACCATAAAATTCAGATCTGAATCAACGGGTTCTTTTCGTGTGCGGTTACGAATAAAATCACCAGCATCCACGTTACCTGTCGCAATTTTTGCAGGTTCCATCTTGTTATAAGCTTCAATAATCGCTTCCGCAATATATTTAGCAAGGTGCTCCACAACTGCAGGGTTATATTTACCACCCGTAATTTTCCCTGCAACACCAGGTGCCCATGCTCCAGGTCCACAATGCGTATGACTCGCAGTAAAGTATAACTGTTCCGATGTAAGTGGCGTTTTTTGACCAACCTGCTGACGCACTTTCTCCGCAATATTCGGAGGAACCAACAATAAATCTGTACCAACAATAACAACAGTATCCTCACCATCACTTAAAGCAATGGCTTTAGCATACAATTCATCATGCACACCTGTGGAAGGTTTTCCATTCCGTGCAGAATATCCACCAAGCGGTGTGCCAATAGGTGGTGTTATTATCTGGCTTGACCAACCAGCCTTCAAAAGACCAGGAGAATCCGAAATATGCGTTTTTCTCGCAGATGCTTGCAATTCGTCTATACTTTTCTGGTAATAACGTGCCGACTTAAAGTCCGTAGTCCGATACACTGGCCACGGTCCTATCACCAATAAGAAAGTGCCTACCAAAAGCAAAATAACAACAATAATAACCAACAAAATTTTCTTTAATCGTGCCATGAAGAATACCTCCAGTATATTCTTAAATTTAAATTATACGAACCAAAATTGCTAACTCAAAATTCCTTCCATATACATATATTCAAAAACTAAAACCATATTTTAACATATAATAGACCATTTATGCGTCGTTAAGTTTCCTTCTATATCATAAATAAACATATCTCAAAAATTTTTTTTACAAAAAAATTTTTATTTGGTATAATATATATGTTATTTATAATGCACGTATACTATAAAGTAAAAAATATTCTTGGTGTTATGTTCTTTCAAAAAACACTAAAAAGAAATGCTGTGTGTAAAAGTTAATCGAAAAAAGGAAAATTAAAACACAAAAAAAGCAGAAAAAAGAAATTTTGACTGGTTAAGTATGATGTGTATACCTCTAACGTTAGAGTTGAAAACCATCTTCTCAATCAATCAGAAAGAGCCGTTATTTTCTATCTATGTTAATCATTAAAATTATTAAATTTTAGGAGAAAATACAATGATAGAACGCAAACAAAATCTAAAAAAAATAATCTGTCTACCTATATTAACAATCCTTCCACCTCCATGGTTGCTTTTTTTGTTCCTCTTTCTTTCTTTAAACAGTTATGCTGTTATTCAAATTAGCACCATTGATGAACTACAAAAAATAGGCAACGACCCGTCTTATCCCATGAATGGCAGTTATGTATTAACAAACGATATTGATGCCAGTGTGACAAAAGATTGGAACGATGGTGCAGGATTTATACCCTTAGGTAGCAATACAAATCCATTTATGGGACAATTCAATGGAAATGGGCATGTGATAAGTAATTTATATATTAATGGAAGGGTTTCTAATCTTTTAGATTCAGGTTATGTAGGACTATTCAGGAGAGTGGAGTCAGGTGCTGTAGTGGAAAAATTAGGATTAGAAAATTGTTTTATGATTTCCGCTCAATACATAGCAGGTATAGCAGTCAATAATAACGGAACTATCTCTCAATGCTTCGTCACAGGTTATATTGCAGGCAATTTATATATGGGGGGAGTTGTAGGTACAAACTACGGCACTATTTCACAATGTTATTCGACTGCTTACATAATAGGAGAATCTTACATAGGAGGGATTGTAGGGTATAATATTGGACTCGTGGTACAGTGTTACTCTAACTCTAATGTAACGGGGATTTCAAATATAGGTGGGCTCGTTGGGATAAATTCAAATACTATATCTCAATGTTATTCTATAGGTGCTGTTTTAGGGACTCTATACACGGGGGGATTAGTGGGCTACAATTTTAATACTGTCATTCAGAGTTATTGGAATATAGAGACATCAGGGCAAACTGGTTCTTCAGGTGGAGAGGGTAAAACTACTGCAGAAATGAAACAAAAGGCAACCTATACCGGTTGGGATTTCGATTATTATTGGGA
This window harbors:
- a CDS encoding neutral/alkaline non-lysosomal ceramidase N-terminal domain-containing protein, whose amino-acid sequence is MARLKKILLVIIVVILLLVGTFLLVIGPWPVYRTTDFKSARYYQKSIDELQASARKTHISDSPGLLKAGWSSQIITPPIGTPLGGYSARNGKPSTGVHDELYAKAIALSDGEDTVVIVGTDLLLVPPNIAEKVRQQVGQKTPLTSEQLYFTASHTHCGPGAWAPGVAGKITGGKYNPAVVEHLAKYIAEAIIEAYNKMEPAKIATGNVDAGDFIRNRTRKEPVDSDLNFMVVEQNSGNRCYVVRFSAHPTNYDDDMMQFSAEYPGALQRFIEHQPKTTAIYLGGALGSSGPRAPDAPDAESRVLAMGNQLGQLVLDNSQSLTFEDHVEVASFAFLVYMPPFQVRPVSIKWRLSPLAGKIMGVPPYGWFQACRVGDVLLVGLPFDFSGEISRVWKMTAGTMDIDLWTTSFSGAYCGYLSPDRYYWQEPLNYETGLMSWFGPSCEAFMKDLFEKSMLTLFPNIKQAGL